The Miscanthus floridulus cultivar M001 chromosome 7, ASM1932011v1, whole genome shotgun sequence genome includes a region encoding these proteins:
- the LOC136464857 gene encoding serine/threonine-protein kinase PCRK1-like → MRCLPFLHGDAKEKDPVTKSASVRSMSTTSTERDVRSGSDFTSLNVSDMSAESIRRTQYPSFTDRPSNLRVFSFAELKSATRNFSRSLMVGEGGFGCVYRGVIKTSDEPSERIEIAVKQLNRKGLQGQKEWLTEMNVLGIVDHPNLVKLIGYCADDDERGVQRLLVYEYMPNGSVDDHLSSRSTSTLSWPMRLKVALDSARGLKYLHEEMEFQVIFRDLKTSNILLDENWDAKLSDFGLARHGPAEGLTHVSTAVVGTLGYAAPEYIQTGRLTAKSDIWSYGVLLYELITGRRPIDRNRPKSEQKLLDWVKPYISDVKRFPIIVDPRLEGHYNLKSMTKLSSVANRCLVRMPKSRPKMSEVYDMVQKIVDSVGTGPPQPPLLHYRSPASEPGTKRAKKGSLRRRLREFGFGCRNIMWRGWKA, encoded by the exons ATGAGGTGCCTGCCTTTCTTGCATGGAGACGCCAAAGAGAAGGATCCTGTCACTAAGTCGGCCTCTGTACGGTCCATGAGCACAACATCAACTGAGCGCGATGTACGCTCCGGTTCAGACTTCACCTCCTTGAATGTTTCCGACATGAGTGCTGAGTCAATAAGGAGGACGCAGTATCCCAGCTTCACTGACCGCCCGTCTAACCTGAGGGTGTTCTCCTTTGCTGAATTGAAGAGTGCCACACGCAACTTCAGCCGGTCTCTCATGGTTGGTGAGGGTGGCTTTGGCTGTGTGTACAGGGGTGTCATCAAGACCTCTGACGAACCGAGTGAACGAATTGAGATCGCTGTTAAGCAGTTGAATCGTAAAGGACTTCAG GGGCAGAAGGAGTGGTTAACAGAGATGAATGTGCTTGGAATTGTGGACCATCCAAACCTAGTTAAACTAATAGGCTACTgtgctgatgatgatgagaggGGAGTACAACGGCTTCTAGTGTATGAATATATGCCTAATGGAAGTGTGGATGATCACTTGTCGAGTAGGTCAACTTCTACTCTGTCATGGCCAATGAGACTAAAAGTAGCTCTTGATTCTGCCCGGGGACTGAAATATCTGCATGAAGAAATGGAATTCCAG GTTATTTTCCGAGACCTGAAAACATCTAACATTTTGTTGGATGAAAACTGGGATGCTAAATTGTCAGACTTTGGTTTGGCTAGGCATGGACCAGCAGAAGGTCTGACCCATGTCTCCACAGCG GTAGTTGGAACTCTAGGCTATGCAGCTCCAGAGTACATACAGACTGGACGCCTCACCGCGAAGAGCGACATATGGAGCTACGGCGTCCTTCTGTACGAGCTCATCACAGGCCGCCGCCCCATCGATCGGAACCGTCCAAAGAGCGAGCAGAAGCTTCTGGACTGGGTGAAGCCGTACATCTCGGACGTGAAGCGGTTCCCCATCATCGTCGACCCACGGCTGGAGGGGCACTACAACCTCAAGTCCATGACGAAGCTGTCCAGCGTCGCAAACCGGTGCCTGGTCCGGATGCCCAAGTCCCGCCCCAAGATGAGCGAGGTGTACGACATGGTCCAGAAGATCGTGGACAGCGTTGGAACCGGCCCGCCGCAGCCCCCGCTGCTGCACTACCGCAGCCCGGCCTCGGAGCCAGGCACCAAGCGCGCCAAGAAAGGGTCGCTGAGGAGGAGGCTCCGGGAGTTCGGGTTCGGCTGCCGGAACATCATGTGGCGGGGCTGGAAAGCCTGA